One stretch of Enterobacter sp. RHBSTW-00994 DNA includes these proteins:
- a CDS encoding GntR family transcriptional regulator: MEQAHTRLIAQLNERIAAPDNTPLYLKFAETVKNAVRSGGLEHGNILPGERDLSQLTGVSRITVRKAMQALEEEGVVTRARGYGTQINNIFEYSLKEARGFSQQVVLRGKKPNTLWVNKSVVKCPEEVANQLSVAPESDVFLLKRIRYVDDDAVSIEESWVPAGLIHDPDAIGISLYDYFRSQNIFPQRTRSRVSARMPDSEFQTHIKMDDKIPVLVIKQVALDQQHRPIEYSISYCRSDLYVFVCEE, from the coding sequence ATGGAACAAGCGCATACCCGGTTAATTGCTCAACTAAACGAACGTATTGCCGCGCCAGACAACACGCCCCTGTACCTGAAATTTGCCGAAACGGTAAAAAACGCGGTGCGCAGCGGGGGGCTTGAACACGGCAATATTTTACCGGGTGAACGTGATCTGAGTCAGTTGACGGGCGTGTCGCGGATCACCGTACGTAAAGCCATGCAGGCGCTGGAAGAAGAGGGCGTGGTCACCCGCGCCCGTGGCTACGGTACGCAAATCAACAATATCTTTGAATACTCACTGAAAGAGGCGCGTGGTTTCTCGCAGCAGGTCGTACTTCGCGGGAAAAAGCCCAATACCCTGTGGGTCAACAAAAGCGTAGTGAAGTGTCCGGAAGAGGTGGCAAACCAGTTATCTGTTGCGCCGGAAAGCGACGTCTTTTTGCTAAAACGCATTCGTTACGTGGATGATGATGCGGTCTCAATTGAAGAGTCCTGGGTTCCGGCAGGACTCATTCATGATCCAGATGCCATTGGCATTTCGCTGTACGATTACTTCCGTAGCCAGAATATTTTCCCGCAGCGAACTCGCTCGCGTGTGAGTGCCCGCATGCCGGACAGCGAATTTCAGACACACATTAAGATGGACGACAAAATACCGGTGCTGGTGATCAAGCAAGTGGCGCTTGACCAACAACACCGGCCCATTGAGTACAGCATCAGCTACTGTCGCAGCGATCTATACGTGTTTGTGTGCGAGGAGTAG
- a CDS encoding polysaccharide biosynthesis tyrosine autokinase, protein MSSNSTHQYKNTNGNQTLDLVRLLGELFDNRIFILCMTLLLTICTSLYVVSATPVYKADALVQVVGKQNNNVLKRLTQMNSELAPDAAPDMMLLKSRMILGKTVDDLGLKYEVSRDWLPVVGRVWAKMTGQHAGRIVMGRVYLPWGDDDSREFTITAGKEGEYRVEGKDFHAQGRVGETLEKGGVIIEVSELTARPGVQFTLKEIPTLEAISALSKAFTVTETVKQSGVLKLSLTGADPMLITRTLNAITENYLQQNVDRQALRDTRRLNFLQQYIPEIQRELVKSEEQLNRYRQQRNSVDLTLETKSVLEQIVNINNHINELTLREADIAQRYRKSHPVYRSLIEKRNALEATKSRLNKKVSELPLIQQAIIRLSRDVDSGSAVYQHLLTRQQELSLSRSSAMGNVRIIDAAQTLSTPVEPKKGLIVACGALLGFLLSAVVVILRMALRRGINSPEQLEARGISILATVPHSDWLWRKTHLRRKHLFQGNWQHKTRHVPFLPVAHPHDVVIESIRGLRTRLHFALMGSVNRIVMVSGPTQNCGKTLISTSLAAIVAQAELKVLFIDADMRKGYAHDIFSLSNRCGLAEVLMGNSSYQNAIQRYTDGDIDVITCGQPPENPSELLMGEVFQSLLMWVNERYDMVIVDTPPVLAVTDATVVGRMGALTILIARHGMTSVKEIEISMKRLHQAGVEVSGTILNDVVKSAANKYGAGYSHYGKRDVPV, encoded by the coding sequence ATGTCGTCAAATTCTACACATCAGTATAAAAATACGAATGGAAATCAGACTCTGGATCTGGTTCGACTTTTGGGTGAGCTTTTCGATAATCGTATTTTTATTCTTTGCATGACTCTCTTACTCACGATATGCACTTCACTTTATGTTGTCAGCGCCACGCCCGTTTATAAAGCCGATGCCTTAGTACAGGTCGTGGGGAAGCAGAATAATAATGTGCTTAAACGTCTCACCCAAATGAATTCAGAACTTGCGCCAGATGCCGCGCCGGACATGATGCTACTTAAGTCCCGCATGATACTTGGTAAGACGGTTGACGATTTGGGCCTTAAATATGAAGTTAGCCGGGACTGGCTTCCTGTTGTCGGGCGAGTCTGGGCGAAGATGACGGGTCAGCATGCGGGTCGCATCGTTATGGGTCGTGTTTATCTCCCTTGGGGGGACGACGATTCCCGCGAGTTCACCATCACAGCCGGTAAGGAAGGTGAGTATCGGGTTGAGGGTAAGGATTTTCATGCGCAAGGTCGAGTAGGGGAAACGCTAGAAAAAGGCGGTGTGATTATTGAGGTCAGTGAGTTGACCGCGAGACCCGGCGTACAGTTTACTCTGAAAGAAATACCAACGCTTGAGGCTATTAGTGCACTCAGTAAAGCGTTCACAGTAACAGAAACCGTTAAACAGAGTGGCGTGCTTAAGCTTTCGTTGACGGGAGCCGATCCGATGCTCATCACCAGAACGTTAAACGCTATTACGGAGAACTATCTGCAACAAAACGTCGATCGCCAGGCCCTACGTGATACACGACGGCTCAACTTTTTACAGCAGTATATACCGGAGATTCAGCGAGAACTCGTTAAGTCAGAAGAGCAATTAAATCGCTATCGACAGCAGCGCAATTCGGTTGATTTAACTCTGGAAACAAAATCTGTACTGGAACAGATTGTGAATATTAATAATCACATTAATGAGCTCACACTCCGCGAAGCGGACATTGCGCAGCGTTACAGGAAGTCTCATCCGGTATATCGTTCATTGATCGAAAAGCGGAACGCGCTCGAAGCAACGAAGTCGAGATTAAACAAAAAAGTGTCGGAATTACCCTTAATTCAGCAGGCGATTATTCGTCTTAGCCGGGATGTTGATTCCGGAAGTGCTGTTTATCAACACCTCCTGACACGCCAGCAAGAATTGAGCCTCTCGCGATCCAGCGCGATGGGTAATGTACGCATTATTGATGCTGCCCAGACGCTATCGACTCCTGTGGAGCCCAAAAAGGGGCTGATTGTCGCTTGTGGAGCACTGCTAGGATTTCTATTATCCGCAGTGGTGGTGATCCTTCGCATGGCTTTGCGCAGAGGAATCAATTCACCAGAGCAGCTGGAAGCAAGAGGGATTAGTATTCTTGCTACTGTACCGCACTCCGACTGGTTATGGCGTAAAACACACTTACGTCGCAAGCACCTCTTCCAGGGTAACTGGCAGCACAAAACCAGACATGTCCCTTTTTTACCTGTTGCCCATCCTCATGATGTTGTGATTGAGTCTATCCGTGGGCTGCGTACCCGCTTGCATTTCGCCCTGATGGGCTCTGTTAACCGCATTGTGATGGTTTCGGGGCCAACCCAGAACTGTGGTAAGACACTTATCAGTACCTCGCTGGCGGCTATTGTGGCGCAGGCGGAGTTAAAGGTGCTGTTCATCGATGCCGATATGCGTAAAGGGTATGCACATGACATCTTTTCTCTGAGTAATCGCTGCGGGCTGGCTGAAGTACTGATGGGCAACTCCAGCTATCAGAACGCTATTCAGCGGTATACCGATGGGGATATCGATGTAATAACCTGCGGCCAGCCGCCGGAAAACCCTTCCGAATTGTTGATGGGAGAGGTATTTCAGTCGTTGCTGATGTGGGTGAATGAACGCTACGACATGGTTATCGTCGATACGCCACCGGTACTCGCAGTAACGGATGCAACAGTGGTTGGAAGGATGGGGGCCTTAACGATTCTGATTGCCCGTCATGGTATGACCAGTGTGAAAGAGATAGAAATCAGTATGAAACGTTTACACCAGGCTGGCGTCGAGGTTAGCGGGACTATTTTGAATGATGTGGTGAAATCTGCTGCGAATAAATATGGTGCAGGCTATAGCCACTATGGTAAACGCGACGTCCCGGTCTGA
- a CDS encoding aspartate aminotransferase family protein: MSDSNPILFSSAQSIEAYQQAIEQSTQAVMQWLKQPEMYQGKTVAQLRDRIKLDFNPKGLGNEAAIERAVEFFLKDSLSVHHPQCVAHLHCPSLVVSQAAEVLINATNQSMDSWDQSPSATIIEIKLIEWLRTRVGYQAGDAGVFTSGGTQSNLMGLMLARDAFFARQGHSVQQNGLVGDLRKIRVLCSENAHFSVQKNMALMGLGYQSVTLVKTDEFSRMDLNDLAAKIDQCNANGEQILAIVATAGTTDAGAIDPLREIAELAAKQNIWVHVDAAWGGALLMSEQYRHYLDGIELVDSITLDFHKQFFQTISCGAFLLKEARHYELMRYQAAYLNSEFDEEAGVPNLVSKSLQTTRRFDALKLWMSLEALGQEQYAAIIDHGVTLAQQVAAYVNDQAALELVMKPQLASVLFRFRPQVRMDDANIALLNQKIGDALLESGRANVGVTEHNGITCLKLTLLNPTVTLDDVKTLLSLVERTATEVMAK; this comes from the coding sequence ATGTCTGATTCAAACCCAATTTTGTTCTCGTCCGCCCAAAGCATTGAAGCTTACCAGCAGGCGATTGAACAAAGCACTCAGGCTGTTATGCAGTGGCTAAAACAGCCTGAGATGTACCAGGGCAAAACGGTCGCGCAGTTGCGCGACCGTATTAAGCTGGATTTCAACCCGAAAGGACTGGGCAACGAAGCGGCGATTGAACGCGCTGTTGAGTTCTTCCTGAAAGACAGTCTGTCCGTCCATCACCCGCAATGTGTGGCACACCTGCACTGCCCTAGCCTGGTCGTAAGCCAGGCAGCGGAAGTGCTGATTAATGCCACCAACCAGAGCATGGACTCCTGGGATCAGAGCCCGTCCGCAACCATTATTGAGATCAAACTGATCGAATGGCTGCGTACCCGTGTAGGTTATCAGGCTGGCGACGCAGGTGTATTCACCAGTGGCGGAACTCAGAGCAACCTGATGGGCCTGATGTTGGCTCGTGATGCGTTCTTTGCACGCCAGGGCCACTCCGTCCAGCAGAATGGTCTGGTGGGCGACCTGCGTAAGATCCGTGTACTGTGCTCTGAAAACGCGCACTTCTCCGTACAGAAAAACATGGCGCTGATGGGTCTGGGCTACCAGTCTGTCACGCTGGTGAAAACCGACGAGTTTTCACGCATGGACCTTAACGATCTGGCGGCGAAAATTGATCAGTGCAACGCTAACGGCGAACAGATTCTGGCGATTGTTGCCACTGCAGGCACAACTGATGCGGGGGCTATCGACCCACTGCGTGAGATTGCTGAGCTGGCAGCGAAGCAGAATATCTGGGTTCACGTCGATGCGGCCTGGGGTGGTGCGCTGCTGATGTCTGAGCAGTATCGTCACTATCTGGATGGCATTGAACTTGTCGATTCCATTACCCTGGACTTCCACAAGCAATTCTTCCAGACCATCAGTTGCGGTGCATTCCTGCTGAAAGAAGCGCGTCACTACGAGCTGATGCGCTATCAGGCGGCTTATCTGAACTCCGAGTTTGATGAAGAAGCGGGCGTCCCGAACCTGGTTTCTAAATCACTGCAAACGACGCGCCGTTTCGATGCGCTGAAACTGTGGATGAGCCTGGAAGCGCTGGGTCAGGAGCAATATGCGGCAATCATCGATCACGGCGTCACGCTGGCACAGCAGGTTGCCGCTTACGTCAACGATCAGGCTGCGCTGGAACTGGTGATGAAGCCACAGCTAGCAAGCGTGCTGTTCCGTTTCCGTCCGCAAGTACGGATGGACGATGCGAACATTGCATTACTTAATCAGAAGATTGGTGATGCGCTGCTGGAGTCGGGTCGCGCTAACGTGGGCGTGACGGAGCACAACGGCATAACCTGTCTGAAGCTCACCCTGCTGAACCCAACCGTCACGCTGGATGATGTAAAAACCCTGCTGTCACTGGTTGAACGTACTGCGACGGAAGTAATGGCGAAGTAA
- a CDS encoding nucleoside permease, which produces MKTKVQLSFMMFVEWFIWGAWFVPLWLWLSKSGFTAGEIGWSYACTAIAAILSPILVGSLTDRFFAAQKVLAVLMFAGAILMYFAAQQTQFSTFFPLLLAYSLTYMPTIALTNSIAFANVDDVEADFPRIRVMGTIGWIASGLACGFLPQMMGHSDISDTNIPLLLTAASSALLAVFALFLPDTPPKSTGKLDIKVMLGLDALILLRDKNFLVFFFCSFLFAMPLAFYYIFANGYLTEVGMKNATGWMTLGQFSEIFFMLALPFFTKRFGIKKVLLLGLITAAIRYGFFVYGGAEQYFTYALLFLGILLHGVSYDFYYVTAYIYVDKKAPVHMRTAAQGLITLCCQGFGSLLGYRLGGVMMEKMFAYKEPVNGLTFNWAGMWAFGGIMIAVIAVLFMLFFRESDKEITAIEVVDGDTALTQGEVK; this is translated from the coding sequence TTGAATGGTTTATCTGGGGCGCCTGGTTTGTGCCCCTGTGGCTCTGGCTGAGTAAAAGCGGCTTTACCGCCGGGGAAATTGGCTGGTCTTATGCCTGTACCGCCATTGCCGCGATCCTCTCGCCAATCCTCGTCGGCTCGTTGACCGATCGCTTTTTCGCGGCACAAAAAGTACTGGCCGTCCTGATGTTCGCTGGCGCGATCCTGATGTACTTCGCCGCACAGCAAACGCAGTTCAGTACCTTCTTCCCGCTGCTGCTGGCCTACTCTCTGACCTATATGCCGACGATTGCATTAACCAACAGTATCGCCTTCGCCAACGTGGACGACGTGGAAGCAGACTTCCCGCGAATTCGTGTGATGGGCACGATCGGCTGGATTGCCTCGGGCCTGGCGTGCGGATTTCTGCCGCAAATGATGGGACACAGCGATATTTCAGATACCAATATTCCGCTGTTACTCACCGCCGCCAGCTCCGCACTACTGGCCGTGTTTGCGCTGTTCCTGCCCGACACCCCGCCGAAGAGTACGGGAAAACTGGATATCAAGGTGATGCTCGGCCTGGATGCCCTGATCCTGCTGCGCGATAAGAACTTCCTTGTGTTCTTCTTCTGCTCGTTCCTGTTCGCCATGCCGCTGGCGTTCTACTACATCTTCGCTAACGGCTACCTCACTGAAGTGGGCATGAAAAACGCCACAGGCTGGATGACGCTCGGCCAGTTCTCCGAAATCTTCTTCATGCTGGCACTGCCGTTCTTTACCAAACGCTTTGGTATTAAGAAGGTCTTACTGCTGGGTCTTATCACCGCAGCCATCCGCTATGGTTTCTTTGTTTACGGTGGCGCAGAGCAATACTTTACCTACGCCCTGCTGTTCCTCGGCATTTTGCTGCATGGCGTGAGTTACGACTTCTACTATGTGACCGCGTATATCTACGTGGATAAAAAAGCGCCAGTACACATGCGTACTGCAGCGCAGGGGTTGATTACGCTGTGCTGTCAGGGCTTTGGCAGCCTGTTAGGCTACCGCCTGGGCGGTGTAATGATGGAAAAAATGTTCGCATACAAAGAGCCAGTGAACGGGCTGACCTTCAACTGGGCCGGAATGTGGGCATTCGGCGGGATCATGATTGCCGTGATCGCCGTGTTGTTTATGCTGTTTTTCCGCGAATCGGATAAAGAGATCACCGCAATTGAGGTGGTTGATGGCGATACCGCGCTGACACAAGGGGAAGTTAAATGA
- a CDS encoding ADP-ribosylglycohydrolase family protein, translated as MKQERVLGALYGQALGDAMGMPSELWPRSRVKAHFGWIDRFLPGPAENNAACYFNRAEFTDDTSMALCLADAIIECDGQIDADVIGKHILRWALDFDAFNKNVLGPTSKIALNAIRDGKPVSELENNGVTNGAAMRASPLGCLLPATRLEHFVEQVALASSPTHKSDLAIAGAVVIAWAISRAIDGESWQNIVDALPGIARYAQESRTTTFSASLAARIELALKTVREAHGIESASEGVYQLVGAGTSTIESVPAAIAMVELAGTDPNRCAMLCANLGGDTDTIGAMATAICGALQGVQAIDPSLKEELDAVNQLDFGQYCEKLLHYREQREGV; from the coding sequence ATGAAACAAGAACGTGTTCTCGGTGCTCTTTACGGGCAGGCCTTAGGGGATGCGATGGGCATGCCGTCGGAGCTGTGGCCAAGAAGCCGTGTAAAAGCGCACTTCGGCTGGATCGATCGCTTTTTGCCTGGACCGGCGGAAAACAATGCCGCCTGTTATTTCAACCGGGCGGAGTTTACCGACGATACGTCAATGGCACTGTGTCTGGCTGATGCCATTATCGAGTGCGACGGGCAGATCGACGCAGATGTTATCGGCAAACACATCTTGCGCTGGGCGCTGGATTTCGATGCCTTTAATAAGAACGTGCTCGGCCCGACGTCAAAGATCGCACTCAATGCGATCCGCGACGGTAAACCGGTCAGCGAACTGGAAAACAACGGTGTGACCAACGGTGCAGCCATGCGCGCTTCCCCGCTCGGTTGCCTGTTGCCTGCCACCCGCCTGGAACATTTTGTTGAGCAGGTGGCACTGGCCTCCAGCCCGACGCATAAATCCGATCTGGCGATCGCCGGTGCGGTGGTAATTGCCTGGGCGATATCACGCGCCATTGACGGTGAAAGCTGGCAAAACATCGTCGATGCCCTGCCGGGTATTGCGCGCTACGCACAGGAATCACGGACCACGACCTTTAGCGCCTCGCTCGCTGCCCGTATTGAACTGGCGCTCAAAACGGTGCGTGAGGCTCACGGTATTGAATCCGCAAGCGAAGGGGTTTATCAGCTTGTTGGGGCCGGAACCAGCACCATCGAATCCGTCCCTGCAGCTATTGCGATGGTCGAACTGGCAGGCACTGACCCTAACCGTTGTGCGATGTTGTGTGCCAACCTGGGCGGCGATACGGACACCATTGGCGCAATGGCAACGGCCATCTGTGGGGCACTACAGGGCGTGCAGGCTATTGACCCGTCGCTCAAGGAGGAACTCGATGCCGTCAATCAACTCGATTTTGGTCAATACTGCGAAAAACTGCTGCACTATCGGGAGCAAAGGGAGGGCGTATGA
- a CDS encoding diaminobutyrate--2-oxoglutarate transaminase — protein MMTDKVRIDTVDAHKSNETYLARQAEFESNVRSYPRKLPLAITKADGVWITDADNKEYLDCLAGAGTLALGHNHPDVLKSIQNVITSGLPLHTLDLTTPLKDAFSEYLLSLLPGQGKEYCLQFTGPSGADAVEAALKLAKKVTGRSGIISFSGGYHGMTHGALSVTGNLSPKEAVDGMMPEVQFMPYPNQYRCPLGIGGEAGVKALTYYFDNLINDVESGVRKPAAVILEAVQGEGGVNPAPAEWLQRIRKVTQEHGILLILDEVQAGFARTGKFFAFEHAGIEPDIIVMSKAVGGGLPLAVLGIKKQFDAWAPGHHTGTFRGNQLAMATGLTTLKILKDQNIAGKVAAQGEWLKAQLAELQKRYPVIGHVRGLGMMIGIEIVKPNEPADHMGCFPGDGELSALIQKKCFEAGLILERGGRNGVVLRLLPSLLISNDELKIFLDKFEQALLAAGVRPV, from the coding sequence ATGATGACGGATAAAGTCCGTATTGACACCGTAGATGCCCATAAAAGCAACGAAACCTATCTGGCCCGTCAGGCCGAGTTTGAATCAAACGTCAGGAGTTATCCCCGCAAGCTGCCTTTAGCGATCACTAAAGCAGACGGCGTGTGGATCACCGATGCAGATAATAAAGAATACCTTGACTGTTTAGCCGGTGCAGGCACGCTTGCGCTTGGTCACAACCATCCTGATGTGCTGAAAAGCATCCAAAATGTCATTACCAGCGGCTTGCCGTTACATACATTGGATCTGACTACGCCGTTGAAAGACGCGTTTTCCGAATATTTGCTGTCTCTGCTGCCTGGTCAGGGCAAAGAGTATTGCCTGCAGTTCACCGGTCCATCCGGCGCAGATGCTGTTGAAGCAGCACTGAAGCTGGCAAAAAAAGTTACCGGCCGTAGCGGGATCATCAGTTTCTCTGGCGGTTATCACGGTATGACTCATGGCGCATTGTCCGTGACCGGCAACCTGTCTCCAAAAGAAGCGGTTGACGGTATGATGCCAGAAGTTCAGTTCATGCCTTACCCAAATCAGTACCGTTGCCCGCTGGGTATCGGTGGCGAAGCTGGCGTGAAAGCGCTGACCTACTACTTCGACAACCTGATTAACGACGTTGAAAGCGGCGTGCGCAAACCCGCTGCTGTGATCCTGGAAGCTGTTCAGGGCGAAGGTGGCGTGAACCCGGCTCCGGCTGAGTGGCTGCAGCGCATCCGTAAAGTGACACAGGAACACGGTATTCTGTTGATCCTCGACGAAGTGCAGGCTGGCTTTGCCCGTACTGGTAAGTTCTTCGCCTTCGAACACGCGGGTATTGAGCCTGACATCATCGTGATGTCTAAAGCCGTTGGTGGCGGTCTGCCACTGGCCGTTCTCGGCATCAAGAAACAGTTCGATGCATGGGCTCCAGGCCACCATACCGGTACTTTCCGTGGCAACCAGCTCGCTATGGCGACCGGTCTGACCACGCTGAAAATCCTGAAAGACCAGAACATTGCTGGCAAAGTTGCTGCGCAAGGCGAATGGCTGAAAGCACAGCTGGCTGAACTGCAAAAACGTTATCCAGTGATCGGCCACGTACGCGGTCTGGGTATGATGATCGGTATCGAGATCGTTAAACCAAACGAGCCAGCTGACCATATGGGTTGCTTCCCTGGTGATGGTGAGCTCTCCGCACTGATTCAGAAGAAGTGCTTCGAAGCCGGTCTGATTCTGGAACGTGGCGGTCGTAACGGCGTTGTACTGCGTCTGCTGCCGTCCCTGCTTATCAGCAACGATGAGCTGAAAATCTTCCTGGATAAATTCGAGCAGGCACTGCTTGCTGCGGGCGTTCGCCCGGTATAA
- the thiM gene encoding hydroxyethylthiazole kinase translates to MQPDLLDLPFLHQFRTRSPLTHCMTNDVVQTFTANVLLALGASPAMVIEAEEAEQFAAIADALLINVGTLTAPRAQSMHRAIESAVAAGKPWTLDPVAVGALSFRTRFCQQILTLKPAAIRGNASEILALAGMSAGGRGVDTTDTATRALPAAQALARQTHAIVVVTGEVDYITDGLRTHAVTGGDPLMTRVVGTGCALSAVVAASCSLPGDRLGNVAAACGYMKRAGTVAVSQCRGPGSFASAFLDALYHLEDQA, encoded by the coding sequence ATGCAGCCTGACCTGCTCGATTTACCTTTTTTGCATCAATTCCGAACCCGTTCCCCACTCACTCACTGTATGACCAATGATGTCGTACAAACCTTTACCGCTAACGTTTTACTGGCACTCGGCGCATCTCCCGCGATGGTGATTGAAGCTGAAGAAGCGGAACAGTTTGCGGCGATTGCCGATGCACTGCTGATCAACGTTGGGACACTCACCGCGCCTCGCGCACAGTCTATGCACCGGGCGATAGAGAGCGCAGTTGCTGCAGGCAAACCCTGGACGCTTGATCCGGTTGCCGTGGGGGCGCTTTCCTTCCGCACCCGTTTTTGCCAGCAAATTCTCACGCTCAAGCCCGCGGCAATCCGGGGAAATGCATCTGAGATCCTCGCTCTTGCCGGAATGAGTGCCGGTGGACGCGGTGTGGATACGACGGATACGGCAACCCGTGCTTTGCCTGCGGCCCAGGCACTGGCCCGGCAAACTCATGCAATTGTCGTGGTCACCGGCGAGGTGGATTACATCACCGACGGGCTTCGAACTCATGCTGTCACTGGCGGCGATCCGCTTATGACCCGCGTGGTAGGAACCGGATGCGCGCTGTCTGCCGTGGTGGCTGCCAGCTGTTCGCTTCCGGGCGACAGGCTGGGTAATGTGGCGGCCGCCTGTGGGTATATGAAGCGGGCAGGGACAGTTGCTGTCTCACAATGTCGTGGGCCTGGCAGCTTTGCCAGCGCATTCCTTGATGCGCTTTATCATCTGGAGGATCAGGCATGA
- a CDS encoding PfkB family carbohydrate kinase — translation MNPTPFDQQLATLTAQRPVTVLGAAVIDVIADAYALPWRGCDIELKQQGVNIGGCALNIAIALKRLGIAAQNALPVGHGVWADIIRNAMAKQDLHSAVEAESGDNGWCLALVEPDGERTFMSFSGVENQWQPSWLAALSVPQNSLVYLSGYQLASPCGELLTSWLEGLQEVTALIDFGPRIADIPDALMARLMACKPIVSLNRQEAQIAAERLGVDVESLGEKWQQRFASALIVRHDKDGAAWYKDQDTGYVPAFPATVVDTIGAGDSHAGGTLAGLAAGWSLADSVRLGNAVAAWVVSHRGGDCAPRREELLLAHKHV, via the coding sequence ATGAACCCGACACCATTTGACCAACAGCTGGCGACGCTGACAGCCCAGCGCCCGGTAACCGTTCTGGGCGCGGCAGTGATTGACGTGATTGCCGATGCTTACGCCCTGCCGTGGCGCGGGTGTGATATTGAGTTAAAGCAGCAAGGTGTCAATATTGGCGGCTGCGCGCTCAATATTGCTATCGCACTGAAGCGCCTCGGTATTGCGGCGCAAAATGCCCTACCCGTCGGACACGGTGTTTGGGCTGATATCATTCGTAATGCGATGGCAAAACAGGATCTACACAGTGCCGTGGAAGCCGAATCGGGTGACAATGGCTGGTGTCTGGCGCTGGTGGAGCCAGACGGCGAGCGTACGTTCATGTCATTCAGTGGCGTGGAGAACCAGTGGCAGCCGTCCTGGCTTGCTGCGCTTAGCGTTCCACAAAACAGTCTGGTCTATTTGTCGGGTTATCAACTGGCGTCACCTTGTGGTGAGTTGCTGACAAGCTGGCTGGAAGGACTACAGGAGGTCACCGCATTGATCGACTTTGGCCCACGCATTGCCGATATCCCCGATGCACTGATGGCGCGGCTAATGGCCTGTAAACCCATCGTGTCACTGAATCGCCAGGAGGCACAGATTGCGGCAGAACGGCTTGGCGTGGATGTTGAATCGTTGGGGGAAAAATGGCAGCAGCGTTTCGCCTCTGCGCTGATTGTTCGTCATGATAAAGACGGCGCTGCATGGTATAAGGACCAGGACACGGGTTATGTTCCGGCATTTCCTGCCACGGTGGTAGACACTATTGGCGCGGGTGACAGTCATGCAGGAGGCACGCTTGCCGGACTGGCTGCCGGATGGAGCCTGGCTGATTCCGTCAGACTCGGCAATGCGGTTGCGGCCTGGGTGGTCAGTCACCGTGGCGGTGATTGCGCTCCCCGACGTGAGGAGCTACTCCTCGCACACAAACACGTATAG
- the thiD gene encoding bifunctional hydroxymethylpyrimidine kinase/phosphomethylpyrimidine kinase, with protein sequence MKRINALTIAGTDPSGGAGIQADLKTFSALGAYGCSVITALVAQNTRGVQSVYRIEPDFVAAQLDSVFSDVRIDTTKIGMLAETDIVEAVAEQLKRYQVQNVVLDTVMLAKSGDPLLSASAVDTLRKKLLPQVALITPNLPEAAALLGTPHAQNEREMKEQGNALLAMGCEAVLMKGGHLDDAESPDWLFTREGALRFTAPRVKTKNTHGTGCTLSAALAALRPRHDSWADTVQEAKTWLSCALAKADSLEVGHGIGPVHHFHAWW encoded by the coding sequence ATGAAACGGATTAATGCCCTGACCATCGCCGGGACAGATCCCAGCGGTGGGGCGGGAATTCAGGCTGACCTGAAAACGTTTTCGGCTCTGGGCGCATATGGTTGCTCGGTGATCACTGCACTGGTGGCGCAAAACACCCGTGGCGTGCAGTCCGTCTATCGCATTGAACCAGACTTTGTTGCCGCGCAACTGGACTCGGTATTTAGCGATGTACGCATTGATACCACCAAAATCGGCATGCTGGCGGAAACCGACATTGTAGAAGCCGTGGCGGAACAACTTAAGCGTTATCAGGTCCAGAACGTGGTGCTGGATACCGTGATGCTGGCAAAAAGTGGCGATCCGCTACTTTCCGCCTCGGCAGTCGATACGCTACGAAAAAAACTGTTGCCGCAGGTGGCGCTGATCACGCCGAATCTGCCGGAAGCGGCTGCGCTTCTTGGCACGCCGCATGCGCAGAATGAACGAGAAATGAAAGAACAAGGGAATGCGTTGCTCGCCATGGGGTGCGAAGCCGTGCTGATGAAGGGCGGTCATCTTGATGATGCGGAAAGCCCGGACTGGCTTTTCACCCGGGAAGGCGCGCTGCGTTTTACGGCTCCACGTGTGAAAACTAAAAATACCCACGGTACGGGGTGCACATTATCGGCGGCACTTGCGGCATTACGCCCACGCCACGATAGCTGGGCGGATACGGTGCAAGAGGCCAAGACCTGGCTCTCCTGCGCGCTGGCGAAAGCGGATTCTCTGGAAGTCGGTCACGGTATTGGACCGGTACACCATTTTCATGCATGGTGGTAA